One region of Limnospira fusiformis SAG 85.79 genomic DNA includes:
- the rppA gene encoding two-component system response regulator RppA, protein MRILLVDDEVELTNSLSRALSREGYTVDKAYEGIQAGTLAQNHHYDLLILDWMLPHQSGLEICAQLRSQQNRTPILFLTAKDTLDDRVKGLDAGADDYLVKPFELRELLARVRALLRRPPILDVAVTSNRLEFGDLQFDCETQLAYRGQRAIELSEKESQLLEYLMRHPGQLLTHTEIHQHLWGETDKKPSSNVLAAQIRLLRRKIELPNEVPLVHTVYGKGYRFGN, encoded by the coding sequence AAGGTTATACAGTCGATAAGGCTTATGAAGGTATACAAGCCGGGACCCTCGCCCAAAACCATCACTATGACCTATTGATTCTTGATTGGATGTTACCCCATCAATCAGGATTAGAAATTTGCGCCCAATTGCGATCGCAGCAAAACCGCACCCCCATACTATTTCTCACCGCCAAAGATACCCTAGACGACCGGGTAAAAGGACTAGACGCAGGCGCAGACGACTATTTAGTTAAACCCTTTGAACTGCGGGAACTACTAGCCAGAGTCAGGGCGCTATTGCGTCGCCCTCCTATTTTAGATGTCGCAGTCACCTCTAACCGCCTAGAATTCGGTGATCTGCAATTCGATTGTGAAACTCAATTAGCCTATCGTGGACAAAGAGCGATCGAATTATCAGAAAAGGAAAGCCAATTACTAGAGTATCTCATGCGCCACCCCGGACAACTCCTCACCCACACCGAAATTCACCAACACCTATGGGGAGAAACAGATAAAAAACCCAGCAGCAACGTCCTAGCCGCTCAAATTCGCCTCCTGCGGCGCAAAATCGAACTACCCAACGAAGTCCCCCTCGTCCACACTGTCTATGGAAAAGGATATCGATTTGGGAATTAG